The following are encoded together in the Capsulimonas corticalis genome:
- a CDS encoding helix-turn-helix domain-containing protein, which produces MRTQDGKLNQVGLRIHERRTVLAMTQDEFCARIASATEAQWVPAWQDISRIENGSRLVSDLEILALAKALECRPGWLLTGDAA; this is translated from the coding sequence TTGCGCACCCAGGATGGAAAACTGAATCAAGTCGGCCTGCGGATTCACGAGCGGCGAACCGTACTTGCAATGACGCAGGACGAGTTTTGCGCGCGGATCGCGTCCGCCACTGAGGCGCAATGGGTCCCGGCTTGGCAGGACATTTCCAGGATAGAGAACGGCAGCCGCTTAGTGTCCGATCTTGAAATTTTGGCGTTGGCTAAAGCGTTGGAATGCCGGCCTGGTTGGCTGCTGACGGGCGATGCCGCATAA
- a CDS encoding recombinase family protein: MAYFIYNRKSQEDDARQVQSIGDQRKLNEELVERLGLDVVECLDEAMSAKRPGRPVFSEMLERIERGEASGIIAWHPDRLARNAVDAGRIIDLLDTGRLTDLKFHSYTFENTPEGKWMLQIVLSQSKYFVDKLSKDVGRGMRSKLEKGHFPHRAGPGYLNDRNDRTIAVDPERFPMLRRAIETLLTGAYSVPQVHSILNNDWGYRTRRTRKTGGGPLPLSKFYTFLSNRFITGQMVVKGEVWEGKHQPMVTVQEFEQLQRIIKGASIQPQRYEFDFTGVIRCGICGCQVTADQRVKHYPSTGNTRRYVYYHCTNSKGGCRKVSITEPEIERQIGDLLGRVELSEEFRQWCLRPAKTWFDQENGRDCASLDSLQKELMLAERRKSGLMSDRLFNPDIYTAEEFKSQKEMLDGEINQLKSSIRQAEQKLEEDRKTIENILDFAVNAPRCFATGDTKTRKQIAMQMGAKYLLTLGKLEIVPHPLLVPILTFKPLENGSDKYKSDGLRDVDPSWSTIRDAILTLVRNGEYSFPRLSPASCGSGLTEP; encoded by the coding sequence ATGGCCTACTTCATCTACAATCGGAAAAGCCAGGAGGACGACGCCCGCCAGGTCCAGTCGATAGGCGACCAACGCAAGCTCAATGAGGAACTGGTCGAGCGCCTAGGCTTGGACGTGGTGGAATGCCTGGACGAGGCGATGTCAGCGAAGCGGCCCGGCCGCCCCGTCTTCAGCGAGATGCTGGAACGGATAGAGCGCGGCGAGGCGTCCGGCATCATCGCCTGGCACCCGGATCGGCTCGCTCGCAACGCGGTGGACGCAGGCCGAATCATCGACCTGCTGGACACCGGCAGACTTACCGACCTCAAGTTTCACTCGTACACCTTCGAGAACACGCCGGAGGGCAAGTGGATGCTCCAGATCGTCCTCAGCCAGTCGAAGTACTTCGTGGACAAGCTCTCCAAGGACGTGGGGCGGGGAATGCGCAGCAAGCTGGAGAAGGGGCACTTCCCACACAGGGCGGGGCCTGGATACCTCAATGACAGGAACGATCGAACAATCGCGGTGGACCCGGAGCGCTTCCCGATGCTGCGGCGCGCGATCGAGACACTTCTGACGGGAGCGTACTCGGTTCCCCAGGTGCACTCCATTCTGAACAACGACTGGGGCTACAGGACCAGGAGGACGCGAAAGACAGGGGGCGGGCCGTTGCCGCTTTCTAAGTTCTACACCTTTCTCTCGAACCGGTTCATCACCGGACAGATGGTTGTCAAAGGCGAGGTGTGGGAGGGGAAGCACCAACCGATGGTGACGGTGCAGGAGTTCGAACAGCTTCAGAGGATAATCAAAGGGGCAAGCATCCAGCCCCAGCGCTACGAGTTCGACTTCACCGGCGTCATCCGTTGCGGCATATGCGGCTGCCAGGTCACCGCCGACCAGCGCGTCAAGCACTACCCATCGACCGGCAACACCCGCAGGTACGTGTACTACCACTGCACGAACAGCAAGGGCGGCTGCCGGAAGGTCAGCATTACTGAGCCCGAGATCGAACGGCAGATCGGCGACCTACTCGGCCGGGTCGAACTCAGCGAGGAGTTCAGGCAGTGGTGCCTGCGTCCAGCGAAGACATGGTTCGACCAGGAGAACGGGCGTGACTGTGCGTCACTCGATTCCCTACAGAAAGAACTTATGCTCGCCGAGCGGCGGAAGAGCGGGCTGATGTCGGATCGTCTGTTCAACCCGGATATCTACACCGCAGAAGAGTTCAAGTCGCAGAAGGAGATGCTGGACGGCGAGATCAACCAGCTGAAGTCCAGCATACGGCAGGCGGAGCAGAAGCTGGAAGAAGATCGAAAGACTATTGAGAACATCCTCGACTTCGCAGTCAACGCGCCGCGATGCTTTGCAACTGGAGATACGAAGACGCGCAAGCAGATCGCGATGCAGATGGGGGCAAAGTACCTTCTCACTCTGGGAAAGCTCGAAATAGTACCCCATCCTCTGCTCGTCCCCATCTTAACCTTCAAACCTCTCGAAAATGGCTCTGATAAATATAAAAGTGATGGTTTGAGGGACGTTGATCCCTCTTGGAGCACCATTCGAGATGCTATTCTCACTCTGGTGAGGAATGGGGAGTACTCATTTCCCAGGTTAAGTCCCGCATCGTGTGGGAGTGGTTTGACGGAGCCATAG